One Deltaproteobacteria bacterium CG2_30_66_27 DNA window includes the following coding sequences:
- a CDS encoding twitching motility protein PilT, protein MKEAPVPGDRHVRLFKNGRNQALRIPREFELPGNEAILRREGNRLIIDPVPHRSLMALLATWEPFEEDFPEIGDLPPEPVDL, encoded by the coding sequence ATGAAGGAGGCTCCCGTGCCCGGCGACCGCCATGTGCGTTTGTTCAAGAACGGCCGGAACCAGGCGTTACGCATCCCCCGCGAGTTCGAATTGCCGGGCAATGAAGCCATCTTGCGCAGGGAAGGGAACCGCCTGATCATTGATCCGGTTCCGCATCGCTCCCTGATGGCGTTGCTGGCCACTTGGGAGCCCTTCGAGGAGGATTTCCCGGAAATCGGGGATTTGCCGCCCGAACCTGTCGATCTTTGA